In Cydia strobilella chromosome 22, ilCydStro3.1, whole genome shotgun sequence, one genomic interval encodes:
- the LOC134751535 gene encoding protein transport protein Sec24C isoform X2, with product MNPQYLPPGPNNNAPNNPLGSDYNGVQNANMYSQNGPHKPYDSDMAQKMQGMNLNGAQGFSQLPPGQVPPGAFPPTSNIGGQPGFRPPSAGQFPPRPMPGQQPQSQTPNLENRPFPQGPMQARPPSQQGPGPMPNRQPPGPMGPQGQLPPGAQPHPGMPPSSQPGQMPPGQGPPSQFGQMPGHGPPGQLPPGQIPPSPHMPPGPQPGSPQSQPGQIPSQGPPGQNLQGPGQPPSLQAQLPPHSQQGPQGPGPMGPPGHKPMQPPMPGQPPITQQPQMPGQPPMPQQSQMPGQPPMPQQPQMLAQPPMPQQPQMPGQPLMSQQPQMPGQSPMPQQQRLPGMPPFGAPQFPQGQPPQPGLPPQPGQPQEPGQPPQMPGQPPQMPGQPPMSGQQPMPGQQMRQPGLPPQPGVPHNKPPTSQFSQYSSSLPGMPHMPPPLQQKGPYGQPPMPGQPPMPGQQMPGQPPMPGQQMPGQPPMPGQQMPGQPPMPGQQMSGQPPMPGQQMPGQAMQPMMGQQMGQPPMPGQPPMQQGYQQPQSGYPQQYQPPFPAQQPGYPAQYGQQPQKRLDPDQMPSPIQVMADDQASRGGVFSTNEKGAVPPLVTTDFIVDDKGNASPRFIRSSMYNVPVTADLLKQTAMPFCLVISPMAETFEQERPPPLLDFAALTGSPTLGPVRCSRCKAYMCPNMKFIDAGRHFKCAFCKATTEVPMEYTQYINSMQQYGHLPAEMALGAYEIVATKEYCRNNTLPNPPAIVFLIDVSYNSIKSGLVHTICENIQEIIEAIPKDEQTGKSWTRVGFITYSSTVHFYNIKGSLAQPQMMSVGDVADMFVPLLEGFLVTPEESGVVLQALLQQLPNMFADNKETETILLPAVQAGYEALKAADTSGQLLVFHTTLPSYNAPGKLINREDRKLLGTDKEKQITSPQTTAYNELGQLCSQAGVAVELFICNNAYVDCATIGQLPRLTGGELHKYTYFQADLDGPRIVSDVIRVVSRPTAHDAVMRVRTSTGVRATDFYGHFFMSNTTDVELAAIDADKAIGVEIKHDDKLTGEDGVYIQAALLYTHRSGQRRLRVLNLALGAAPQLADVYRSMELDTTLNFLTKQAVWALREHTPRLLREGLAARCAKSLAAYRRHCASPSSAGQLVLPESMKLLPLYTSCVLRSDALGAGTDITCDDKSCAMYRALTADVRTSVVYTYPRLLPLHRLAEEPTLTPLRASMDKMNDQGVYLLENGVHMLIWVGSQAPLDLVRDVFDAASPQQIDTRVCTLPELDNPLSVAVRGVLEDATRSRRKAMRLEIVHQYDKREALFRRQLAEDRGIDGSASYLELLMETHRRVKDLM from the exons ATGAACCCACAATACCTGCCCCCAGGGCCGAACAACAATGCACCGAACAACCCACTTGGCTCTGACTACAACGGAGTCCAAAACGCCAACATGTACAGTCAGAATGGGCCACACAAGCCATATGACAGCGACATGGCCCAGAAAATGCAGGGCATGAACTTGAACGGAGCTCAGGGCTTCTCTCAACTACCACCCGGACAGGTACCACCTGGTGCTTTCCCGCCAACATCCAATATTGGTGGACAGCCTGGATTCCGACCACCGAGTGCAGGACAGTTTCCACCGAGACCAATGCCTGGGCAGCAACCGCAAAGTCAGACTCCTAATTTAGAAAACAGGCCGTTCCCACAAGGGCCTATGCAAGCAAGACCACCTAGTCAGCAAGGTCCCGGGCCGATGCCAAATCGTCAACCTCCTGGGCCTATGGGGCCTCAAGGGCAATTGCCTCCTGGTGCTCAACCTCATCCTGGTATGCCACCAAGTTCGCAACCAGGCCAGATGCCTCCAGGCCAAGGTCCTCCAAGTCAGTTTGGTCAGATGCCTGGACACGGTCCACCTGGCCAATTACCTCCAGGACAAATCCCTCCTAGTCCCCATATGCCTCCTGGCCCTCAACCTGGAAGCCCGCAGAGCCAGCCTGGTCAAATACCATCACAAGGACCGCCTGGGCAAAATCTTCAAGGTCCAGGACAACCTCCAAGTTTACAAGCACAGTTGCCTCCACATAGTCAGCAAGGACCTCAAGGTCCGGGACCTATGGGTCCTCCTGGACATAAACCTATGCAACCACCAATGCCTGGGCAACCACCAATAACTCAACAACCACAAATGCCAGGACAACCGCCAATGCCTCAGCAGTCACAAATGCCAGGGCAACCACCGATGCCTCAGCAACCGCAAATGCTAGCTCAACCACCAATGCCACAGCAACCACAAATGCCAGGACAGCCTCTAATGTCCCAGCAACCACAAATGCCAGGGCAATCACCTATGCCTCAACAACAAAGGCTACCAGGCATGCCACCTTTTGGAGCGCCTCAGTTTCCTCAAGGGCAACCACCACAACCAGGGTTACCGCCGCAACCTGGGCAACCTCAAGAGCCTGGGCAACCGCCACAAATGCCTGGGCAACCGCCACAAATGCCCGGGCAACCGCCTATGTCTGGCCAACAACCGATGCCTGGCCAGCAAATGCGTCAACCAG GATTGCCGCCTCAACCCGGTGTACCCCACAACAAACCACCAACATCGCAATTTAGCCAGTACTCTTCGTCGTTACCCGGCATGCCGCACATGCCGCCCCCGCTGCAGCAAAAGGGACCTTATG GTCAACCTCCAATGCCTGGGCAACCCCCAATGCCAGGACAACAAATGCCCGGGCAACCCCCAATGCCGGGACAACAAATGCCCGGACAACCCCCAATGCCGGGACAACAAATGCCTGGACAACCCCCAATGCCAGGACAACAAATGTCTGGACAACCCCCAATGCCAGGACAACAAATGCCCGGACAAGCAATGCAGCCAATGATGGGTCAGCAGATGGGACAACCACCCATGCCTGGGCAACCGCCGATGCAGCAAGGGTATCAGCAACCG CAATCCGGGTACCCGCAACAGTACCAGCCCCCATTCCCAGCTCAGCAACCCGGATACCCCGCCCAGTACGGCCAGCAGCCTCAAAAGCGGCTGGATCCTGACCAGATGCCAAGCCCC ATCCAAGTAATGGCTGACGACCAGGCGAGCCGCGGGGGCGTGTTCAGCACCAATGAGAAGGGCGCCGTACCACCGCTAGTTACTACCGACTTCATTGTCGACGATAAGGGGAATGCTA GTCCGCGATTCATCAGAAGCTCTATGTACAACGTGCCAGTGACAGCTGATCTGTTAAAACAAACCGCCATGCCGTTCTGTCTTGTG ATATCTCCCATGGCAGAAACCTTCGAGCAAGAGCGGCCGCCCCCTCTCCTGGATTTCGCAGCCCTGACGGGGAGCCCAACGTTGGGCCCGGTGCGGTGTTCGCGCTGCAAGGCCTACATGTGCCCTAACATGAAATTTATAGACGCTGGAAGGCACTTTAAGTGCGCCTTCTGCAAGGCTACCACTGAAG TACCCATGGAGTACACACAGTACATCAACAGCATGCAGCAATACGGACATCTGCCGGCAGAAATGGCGCTCGGAGCCTACGAGATCGTCGCTACTAAGGAGTACTGTCGA aataacaCGCTGCCCAACCCGCCCGCCATAGTGTTTCTAATCGACGTGTCCTACAATTCGATTAAAAGCGGCCTCGTCCATACCATCTGCGAGAACATACAGGAGATTATTGAG GCGATACCTAAAGACGAGCAAACTGGTAAAAGCTGGACCCGCGTCGGTTTCATCACCTACAGTTCCACCGTCCACTTCTACAACATCAAG GGTTCTCTAGCCCAGCCCCAAATGATGTCCGTAGGCGATGTAGCGGACATGTTCGTGCCCTTACTGGAAGGGTTCCTTGTGACGCCGGAGGAAAGTGGGGTGGTGCTGCAAGCACTCTTACAGCAGCTGCCCAATATGTTTGCCGACAACAAGGAGACGGAAACGATATTGCTGCCAGCCGTGCAG GCGGGATACGAAGCGCTAAAAGCGGCAGATACATCAGGTCAACTGCTCGTGTTCCACACAACTTTGCCCTCCTACAACGCGCCGGGCAAACTCATCAACAGGGAGGATAGGAAATTACTTGGCACGGATAAGGAGAAACAGATCactt CACCGCAAACGACAGCATACAACGAGCTAGGCCAGCTATGCTCTCAAGCCGGCGTGGCCGTGGAGTTGTTTATATGCAATAATGCGTATGTGGATTGTGCTACCATCGGCCAGCTGCCCAGGCTAACTGGAGGAGAGCTACACAAGTACACTTACTTCCAG GCGGACTTAGACGGACCCAGAATAGTATCCGACGTGATCCGTGTAGTGTCCCGTCCGACCGCGCACGACGCAGTGATGCGCGTGCGCACGTCCACCGGCGTCCGCGCCACCGACTTCTATGGACATTTCTTCATGTCTAATACTACTGATGTCGAACTGGCTGCCATTG ACGCGGACAAAGCGATCGGCGTAGAAATCAAGCATGACGACAAACTAACAGGCGAAGACGGCGTATATATACAGGCTGCTCTATTATACACACACCGCAGCGGCCAGAGGAGATTGAGGGTGCTCAATCTGGCGTTAGGAGCGGCGCCGCAGCTGGCAGATGTTTATCGGAGTATGGAGCTCGATACGACACTCAACTTCCTTACGAAACAAG CCGTCTGGGCGCTGAGAGAGCACACCCCGCGCCTGCTCCGCGAGGGCCTGGCCGCGCGCTGCGCCAAGTCCCTCGCCGCCTACAGGAGGCACTGCGCCTCGCCGTCCAGCGCCGGCCAGCTGGTGCTGCCGGAGAGCATGAAGCTGCTGCCGCTTTATACTAGCTGTGTGCTGCGATCGGACGCTTTAGGAGCAG GCACGGACATAACCTGCGACGACAAGTCGTGCGCGATGTACCGCGCGCTGACCGCGGACGTGCGCACGTCCGTGGTGTACACGTACCCGCGCCTGCTGCCGCTGCACCGCCTCGCCGAGGAGCCCACGCTCACGCCGCTCAGGGCTTCCATGGATAAAATGAATGATCAAGGAGTTTATCTATTAG aaaatggCGTCCATATGCTAATCTGGGTCGGCTCGCAAGCCCCGCTCGACTTAGTACGGGACGTGTTCGACGCGGCATCCCCTCAACAAATTGACACACGCGTATGCACGTTACCTGAGCTGGACAACCCACTCAGCGTCGCTGTGAGAGGCGTATTAGAAGATGCGACTAGATCTAGAAGAAAGGCCATGAGG CTGGAGATCGTCCATCAATACGACAAGCGGGAAGCGCTGTTCCGTCGTCAGCTGGCCGAGGATCGAGGAATAGACGGCTCTGCTTCATACCTGGAGCTGCTTATGGAGACTCATCGGCGTGTGAAAGACCTGATGTAG
- the LOC134751535 gene encoding protein transport protein Sec24C isoform X1, with the protein MNPQYLPPGPNNNAPNNPLGSDYNGVQNANMYSQNGPHKPYDSDMAQKMQGMNLNGAQGFSQLPPGQVPPGAFPPTSNIGGQPGFRPPSAGQFPPRPMPGQQPQSQTPNLENRPFPQGPMQARPPSQQGPGPMPNRQPPGPMGPQGQLPPGAQPHPGMPPSSQPGQMPPGQGPPSQFGQMPGHGPPGQLPPGQIPPSPHMPPGPQPGSPQSQPGQIPSQGPPGQNLQGPGQPPSLQAQLPPHSQQGPQGPGPMGPPGHKPMQPPMPGQPPITQQPQMPGQPPMPQQSQMPGQPPMPQQPQMLAQPPMPQQPQMPGQPLMSQQPQMPGQSPMPQQQRLPGMPPFGAPQFPQGQPPQPGLPPQPGQPQEPGQPPQMPGQPPQMPGQPPMSGQQPMPGQQMRQPGLPPQPGVPHNKPPTSQFSQYSSSLPGMPHMPPPLQQKGPYGQPPMPGQPPMPGQQMPGQPPMPGQQMPGQPPMPGQQMPGQPPMPGQQMSGQPPMPGQQMPGQAMQPMMGQQMGQPPMPGQPPMQQGYQQPQSGYPQQYQPPFPAQQPGYPAQYGQQPQKRLDPDQMPSPIQVMADDQASRGGVFSTNEKGAVPPLVTTDFIVDDKGNASPRFIRSSMYNVPVTADLLKQTAMPFCLVISPMAETFEQERPPPLLDFAALTGSPTLGPVRCSRCKAYMCPNMKFIDAGRHFKCAFCKATTEVPMEYTQYINSMQQYGHLPAEMALGAYEIVATKEYCRNNTLPNPPAIVFLIDVSYNSIKSGLVHTICENIQEIIEAIPKDEQTGKSWTRVGFITYSSTVHFYNIKGSLAQPQMMSVGDVADMFVPLLEGFLVTPEESGVVLQALLQQLPNMFADNKETETILLPAVQAGYEALKAADTSGQLLVFHTTLPSYNAPGKLINREDRKLLGTDKEKQITSPQTTAYNELGQLCSQAGVAVELFICNNAYVDCATIGQLPRLTGGELHKYTYFQADLDGPRIVSDVIRVVSRPTAHDAVMRVRTSTGVRATDFYGHFFMSNTTDVELAAIDADKAIGVEIKHDDKLTGEDGVYIQAALLYTHRSGQRRLRVLNLALGAAPQLADVYRSMELDTTLNFLTKQAVWALREHTPRLLREGLAARCAKSLAAYRRHCASPSSAGQLVLPESMKLLPLYTSCVLRSDALGAGTDITCDDKSCAMYRALTADVRTSVVYTYPRLLPLHRLAEEPTLTPLRASMDKMNDQGVYLLENGVHMLIWVGSQAPLDLVRDVFDAASPQQIDTRVCTLPELDNPLSVAVRGVLEDATRSRRKAMRLTVMRQHDKLETVLRHFLVEDRGVDGSSSYVDFLCHIHKEIRALL; encoded by the exons ATGAACCCACAATACCTGCCCCCAGGGCCGAACAACAATGCACCGAACAACCCACTTGGCTCTGACTACAACGGAGTCCAAAACGCCAACATGTACAGTCAGAATGGGCCACACAAGCCATATGACAGCGACATGGCCCAGAAAATGCAGGGCATGAACTTGAACGGAGCTCAGGGCTTCTCTCAACTACCACCCGGACAGGTACCACCTGGTGCTTTCCCGCCAACATCCAATATTGGTGGACAGCCTGGATTCCGACCACCGAGTGCAGGACAGTTTCCACCGAGACCAATGCCTGGGCAGCAACCGCAAAGTCAGACTCCTAATTTAGAAAACAGGCCGTTCCCACAAGGGCCTATGCAAGCAAGACCACCTAGTCAGCAAGGTCCCGGGCCGATGCCAAATCGTCAACCTCCTGGGCCTATGGGGCCTCAAGGGCAATTGCCTCCTGGTGCTCAACCTCATCCTGGTATGCCACCAAGTTCGCAACCAGGCCAGATGCCTCCAGGCCAAGGTCCTCCAAGTCAGTTTGGTCAGATGCCTGGACACGGTCCACCTGGCCAATTACCTCCAGGACAAATCCCTCCTAGTCCCCATATGCCTCCTGGCCCTCAACCTGGAAGCCCGCAGAGCCAGCCTGGTCAAATACCATCACAAGGACCGCCTGGGCAAAATCTTCAAGGTCCAGGACAACCTCCAAGTTTACAAGCACAGTTGCCTCCACATAGTCAGCAAGGACCTCAAGGTCCGGGACCTATGGGTCCTCCTGGACATAAACCTATGCAACCACCAATGCCTGGGCAACCACCAATAACTCAACAACCACAAATGCCAGGACAACCGCCAATGCCTCAGCAGTCACAAATGCCAGGGCAACCACCGATGCCTCAGCAACCGCAAATGCTAGCTCAACCACCAATGCCACAGCAACCACAAATGCCAGGACAGCCTCTAATGTCCCAGCAACCACAAATGCCAGGGCAATCACCTATGCCTCAACAACAAAGGCTACCAGGCATGCCACCTTTTGGAGCGCCTCAGTTTCCTCAAGGGCAACCACCACAACCAGGGTTACCGCCGCAACCTGGGCAACCTCAAGAGCCTGGGCAACCGCCACAAATGCCTGGGCAACCGCCACAAATGCCCGGGCAACCGCCTATGTCTGGCCAACAACCGATGCCTGGCCAGCAAATGCGTCAACCAG GATTGCCGCCTCAACCCGGTGTACCCCACAACAAACCACCAACATCGCAATTTAGCCAGTACTCTTCGTCGTTACCCGGCATGCCGCACATGCCGCCCCCGCTGCAGCAAAAGGGACCTTATG GTCAACCTCCAATGCCTGGGCAACCCCCAATGCCAGGACAACAAATGCCCGGGCAACCCCCAATGCCGGGACAACAAATGCCCGGACAACCCCCAATGCCGGGACAACAAATGCCTGGACAACCCCCAATGCCAGGACAACAAATGTCTGGACAACCCCCAATGCCAGGACAACAAATGCCCGGACAAGCAATGCAGCCAATGATGGGTCAGCAGATGGGACAACCACCCATGCCTGGGCAACCGCCGATGCAGCAAGGGTATCAGCAACCG CAATCCGGGTACCCGCAACAGTACCAGCCCCCATTCCCAGCTCAGCAACCCGGATACCCCGCCCAGTACGGCCAGCAGCCTCAAAAGCGGCTGGATCCTGACCAGATGCCAAGCCCC ATCCAAGTAATGGCTGACGACCAGGCGAGCCGCGGGGGCGTGTTCAGCACCAATGAGAAGGGCGCCGTACCACCGCTAGTTACTACCGACTTCATTGTCGACGATAAGGGGAATGCTA GTCCGCGATTCATCAGAAGCTCTATGTACAACGTGCCAGTGACAGCTGATCTGTTAAAACAAACCGCCATGCCGTTCTGTCTTGTG ATATCTCCCATGGCAGAAACCTTCGAGCAAGAGCGGCCGCCCCCTCTCCTGGATTTCGCAGCCCTGACGGGGAGCCCAACGTTGGGCCCGGTGCGGTGTTCGCGCTGCAAGGCCTACATGTGCCCTAACATGAAATTTATAGACGCTGGAAGGCACTTTAAGTGCGCCTTCTGCAAGGCTACCACTGAAG TACCCATGGAGTACACACAGTACATCAACAGCATGCAGCAATACGGACATCTGCCGGCAGAAATGGCGCTCGGAGCCTACGAGATCGTCGCTACTAAGGAGTACTGTCGA aataacaCGCTGCCCAACCCGCCCGCCATAGTGTTTCTAATCGACGTGTCCTACAATTCGATTAAAAGCGGCCTCGTCCATACCATCTGCGAGAACATACAGGAGATTATTGAG GCGATACCTAAAGACGAGCAAACTGGTAAAAGCTGGACCCGCGTCGGTTTCATCACCTACAGTTCCACCGTCCACTTCTACAACATCAAG GGTTCTCTAGCCCAGCCCCAAATGATGTCCGTAGGCGATGTAGCGGACATGTTCGTGCCCTTACTGGAAGGGTTCCTTGTGACGCCGGAGGAAAGTGGGGTGGTGCTGCAAGCACTCTTACAGCAGCTGCCCAATATGTTTGCCGACAACAAGGAGACGGAAACGATATTGCTGCCAGCCGTGCAG GCGGGATACGAAGCGCTAAAAGCGGCAGATACATCAGGTCAACTGCTCGTGTTCCACACAACTTTGCCCTCCTACAACGCGCCGGGCAAACTCATCAACAGGGAGGATAGGAAATTACTTGGCACGGATAAGGAGAAACAGATCactt CACCGCAAACGACAGCATACAACGAGCTAGGCCAGCTATGCTCTCAAGCCGGCGTGGCCGTGGAGTTGTTTATATGCAATAATGCGTATGTGGATTGTGCTACCATCGGCCAGCTGCCCAGGCTAACTGGAGGAGAGCTACACAAGTACACTTACTTCCAG GCGGACTTAGACGGACCCAGAATAGTATCCGACGTGATCCGTGTAGTGTCCCGTCCGACCGCGCACGACGCAGTGATGCGCGTGCGCACGTCCACCGGCGTCCGCGCCACCGACTTCTATGGACATTTCTTCATGTCTAATACTACTGATGTCGAACTGGCTGCCATTG ACGCGGACAAAGCGATCGGCGTAGAAATCAAGCATGACGACAAACTAACAGGCGAAGACGGCGTATATATACAGGCTGCTCTATTATACACACACCGCAGCGGCCAGAGGAGATTGAGGGTGCTCAATCTGGCGTTAGGAGCGGCGCCGCAGCTGGCAGATGTTTATCGGAGTATGGAGCTCGATACGACACTCAACTTCCTTACGAAACAAG CCGTCTGGGCGCTGAGAGAGCACACCCCGCGCCTGCTCCGCGAGGGCCTGGCCGCGCGCTGCGCCAAGTCCCTCGCCGCCTACAGGAGGCACTGCGCCTCGCCGTCCAGCGCCGGCCAGCTGGTGCTGCCGGAGAGCATGAAGCTGCTGCCGCTTTATACTAGCTGTGTGCTGCGATCGGACGCTTTAGGAGCAG GCACGGACATAACCTGCGACGACAAGTCGTGCGCGATGTACCGCGCGCTGACCGCGGACGTGCGCACGTCCGTGGTGTACACGTACCCGCGCCTGCTGCCGCTGCACCGCCTCGCCGAGGAGCCCACGCTCACGCCGCTCAGGGCTTCCATGGATAAAATGAATGATCAAGGAGTTTATCTATTAG aaaatggCGTCCATATGCTAATCTGGGTCGGCTCGCAAGCCCCGCTCGACTTAGTACGGGACGTGTTCGACGCGGCATCCCCTCAACAAATTGACACACGCGTATGCACGTTACCTGAGCTGGACAACCCACTCAGCGTCGCTGTGAGAGGCGTATTAGAAGATGCGACTAGATCTAGAAGAAAGGCCATGAGG